In one window of Henckelia pumila isolate YLH828 chromosome 1, ASM3356847v2, whole genome shotgun sequence DNA:
- the LOC140890547 gene encoding la-related protein 6B: protein MDRRKDSETLASTSKLNAKAPEFVPRSAVSTPALRVFQVYAPPPLLPPPYYAYENHLPVQNFNQQNTVSFYGNVRPVSFTVSTEDRNVAASTKNGLPDTHQKILNQVEFYFSDINLATTDQLFRLMCKDHEAYVPLSFVASFKKIKNGVSGSSQLVSILRNSKKLVVSEDGKKVKRQHPLTELDMEELQSRIVIAENLPEEHSHQNLMKIFSSVGSVKSIRTCPALLPNGGVSYASRTGKGDAMHFSSKFHAFVEYESAEIAEKAVVQLTDEGNWRNGLKVRLLKNVLKSIQIRAKRVGPDGQSIIKKDEEVVPEMQQLKENPLEDSFQQSDAQFSELHGEENICGNSRGKGSNSVGGKVKGKGMGRGRAHHPMNYGSLSGPTPLEVSIPTEKLVISKASPVPRMPDGTRGFSMGRGKPVAINVL, encoded by the exons ATGGATCGGCGGAAGGATTCGGAAACCCTAGCCTCGACATCGAAGCTCAATGCGAAGGCTCCTGAATTTGTCCCTAGGTCCGCCGTATCCACCCCAGCGCTCCGAGTATTTCAGGTTTACGCGCCGCCGCCGCTCCTACCGCCACCATACTATGCATACGAGAACCACTTACCTGTCCAGAACTTTAACCAGCAAAATACTGTGTCCTTTTATGGTAATGTTCGCCCAGTGAGTTTCACCGTGTCGACGGAAGATCGCAATGTTGCAGCTTCCACGAAAAATGGATTGCCAGATACCCATCAGAAAATTCTCAATCAg GTGGAATTTTATTTCAGTGATATCAATCTGGCCACAACTGATCAGTTATTTAGGCTTATGTGCAAAGATCATGAAGCATATG TACCTCTTTCATTTGTTGCGTCTTTCAAGAAGATAAAAAATGGCGTCAGTGGTAGCTCTCAGCTTGTTAGTATACTGAGGAATTCCAAAAAGCTG GTGGTTAGTGAAGATGGCAAAAAGGTTAAACGCCAGCATCCGCTGACTgagcttgatatggaagagctTCAA TCCCGCATAGTCATTGCTGAAAATTTACCTGAGGAACATTCTCATCAAAACCTCATGAAGATTTTCTCATCCGTGGGGAG CGTGAAATCAATCCGTACCTGTCCGGCTTTGCTTCCTAATGGTGGGGTGTCTTATGCTTCTAGAACAGGAAAAGGGGATGCAATGCATTTCAGCAGCAAG TTTCATGCATTTGTGGAGTACGAATCTGCTGAAATAGCAGAAAAAGCG GTAGTTCAATTGACAGATGAGGGCAACTGGAGGAATGGTCTCAAAGTTCGTTTGCTAAAAAATGTG CTAAAATCTATTCAGATTCGAGCTAAGAGAGTTGGTCCTGATGGTCAATCCATTATTAAGAAAGATGAAGAAGTGGTGCCTGAGATGCAGCAGTTGAAGGAAAATCCTTTGGAAGATTCTTTTCAACAATCTGATGCTCAATTTTCTGAGCTTCAT GGTGAGGAAAATATTTGTGGTAATTCTCGTGGGAAAGGGTCAAATAGTGTTGGAGGCAAAGTCAAGGGAAAGGGGATGGGACGTGGGCGTGCTCACCATCCCATGAATTATGGTAGCCTATCCGGACCTACACCTTTGGAAGTGTCCATTCCAACTGAGAAGCTTGTTATATCTAAAGCATCTCCCGTTCCCCGCATGCCTGATGGCACTAGAGGATTTTCAATGGGTCGAGGAAAGCCAGTAGCTATTAATGTACTGTAA